Within the bacterium genome, the region CTTTTTAAAAGAACTTAACTTTCCTTATGAGATAGCTTTCATATCGGCGTCAAGCTACGCCGACGCAACAGAACCTGTAAAAAATGTTTCGTTAAAACCGTGCCACGACATCGACATAAGCGGGAGAACCGTGGTTATAGTTGAGGACATAGTGGACACAGGCGGAACCATAAAAGCGCTTTACGAATTCCTGAAAAAACGAAACGCAAAACGGATTGAAGTGGTTACGCTCCTTTCGAAAAAAGCTCGAAGAAAACACGATTTAAAAATAAAATATGTAGGCTTTGAGGTCCCGAATGTGTTCGTTTTTGGCTATGGCCTCGACTGGAAACAGAACTTTCGGGGAATACGGGACATAATGGCCTTGGAGACAAGCGATGAAGTTTAGACTTGGACTCTCAAAACTAAGGGTTGAACTCTTAAGCGAGCTTTCTAATGCGAAAGTAGCCGTTCTTTGCAATCAAGCTTCCGTTGATGAGAACCTGACTAATATTGCGGACATCTTAGCTGGAAGTCGCGCTAAGCTCATAAAAATTTTTGCCCCGGAACACGGCTTTTTTGGTGCAGCGCAGGACAGAATTGCTATAAAAAACTCAACGCATCCTAAATACGGCATCCCGATAATATCCATGTATGGTGACACCGCCGACTCATTAAT harbors:
- a CDS encoding hypoxanthine phosphoribosyltransferase (catalyzes the formation of inosine monophosphate from hypoxanthine and 5-phospho-alpha-D-ribose 1-diphosphate), with the protein product FLKELNFPYEIAFISASSYADATEPVKNVSLKPCHDIDISGRTVVIVEDIVDTGGTIKALYEFLKKRNAKRIEVVTLLSKKARRKHDLKIKYVGFEVPNVFVFGYGLDWKQNFRGIRDIMALETSDEV